Part of the Janibacter endophyticus genome is shown below.
ACCTCAAGCGCGTGTCCCGCACGGGCTTCGAGGACGGGCTCTTCGCCGCGTGGCGGGCCGACGAGACCTTCGTGCTCAACCAGCCGGAGTTCGCCTCCGGGTCCGTCCTCGTCGCGGGTCCCGACTTCGGCACCGGCTCCTCGCGCGAGCACGCCGTCTGGGCGCTCATGAACTACGGCTTCCGTGTCGTCATCTCGAGCCGCTTCGCCGACATCTTCCGCGGCAACTCCGGCAAGCAGGGTCTGCTCGCCGCCGTCGTCAGCCAGGACGACGTCGAGCTGCTGTGGAAGTACCTCGAGAGCAACCCCGGCGCCGAGATCACCGTCGACCTCTCCGCCCGGACCGTCACGGCGGGCGAGATCGTGTGCACCTTCGACATCGACGCCTACACGCGCTGGCGCCTGCTCGAGGGGCTCGACGACATCGGCTTGACGCTCTCGCACGCCGACTCGATCGACACCTTCGAGGCGTCGCGTCCGGCGTACAAGCCGACGACCGCACCGGCCTGACCGGTCGAGATCTGCCCGCTCCGTAGCGGGTTCGCGCGCGAGACTCGCCGGAGTGATCTGCCCGTAGTGATGGATCTGTCCGCCGTTGCGCTCTACCGTCATGGGTAGACCGGGCAACGTCGCCCGCTCGTCCTCGCCGGGGACGCCGGCTCGGAGCACCGTGGAGCGAATGTGAACAAGGCAGAACTCATCAAGTCGATCGAGCAGACCCTGGGCAGCCGCAAGGCGGCCGCCGACGCGTTGGACGCCGTGCTCGACGCGATCGTCCGAGAGGTCAGCAAGGGCGGCAAGGTCGCCATCACCGGCTTCGGCACCT
Proteins encoded:
- the leuD gene encoding 3-isopropylmalate dehydratase small subunit, with translation MEKFTTHTGIGVPLRRSNVDTDQIIPAVYLKRVSRTGFEDGLFAAWRADETFVLNQPEFASGSVLVAGPDFGTGSSREHAVWALMNYGFRVVISSRFADIFRGNSGKQGLLAAVVSQDDVELLWKYLESNPGAEITVDLSARTVTAGEIVCTFDIDAYTRWRLLEGLDDIGLTLSHADSIDTFEASRPAYKPTTAPA